The DNA region TACAGAAACTCCCTCCTCTGGGTCCCGTGTCTCAATCTTGCGTTTTCCGATCTCAAGACAATGACGGCATCGCTTACCCACGCTCGCCCTGTCACCAGCACAATTTAAAAACCCAGCGTTAAAATATTCAAAGTCAAGAAAACGGTTTAAGGCCGAATTTATTTTAAGAACAAAATCACTTAACAGTTTCCAAACGGAATCTTTATACACCGAATTACTTCTTAAAGTGCTCTTGTAATAACATCGATAATATACAAAGATAGTTTTGTTTTTCCCTTGGATATCGGGAAGAGAAacgcaaataaataataaataaatcaataaattacaACCATTAAATACTTTACGAACAAAATCACATTACATAAAGATAAATTGCACGTAACCACTTATTCCTTATtaacaatattttttttaaataagtggACATTAAAAGCCAAACAGGTAGGGTGTGTGATAGTGACCCTGAGGTCATCGATTCATTCTTTATACAGAAAATGTCGTGCCCGGAGTCTTTGTATTTATATTCACAATCTCACCGGCAGGTGCGGGTACCCTGCGCCCTTCTCGGATGTCGCGGTGTGCGTCCCCTAAGCTTCTATGTGTCCTGGTTTACATTTTTAtattaaaaactttttttttatttacagtaCTAAGGATATTATTTTATAACGTCGCTTTGATCGTATGTGTGAACGGCAGCTTCGTCACTGCGGAAGCAGTGGAGACTTGAAGGAGCAGTTTCCAGTGCAGTGCCTTGGGGTCAGCATCTTACAGGAGAAATGGTGAAGGGCGTCGTGCGCTTCTGGTacggagaggtggagagggagcagAGAAAGTGGTTAGAATCGATGTTCTTAGCACTCACTACCCCAACTTCAAAAGCCAAGCAACTGCGGTTTGCAGAGGAGACCTGGCTATGATCGTCCACCCGCTGTTACCCCAACTCTGGCAGACCAGCCGGACTATTCCAGCAATTTGTTTCAGATTGGAGGTGTTTGGGTTGACGCTTCTCTAGGAGTGGGTCTCTGGTGCTGATCCCTGACGCAGTGAGGCCCCGAGTCTGACTGAAGCATTGTGCAAAGTAGTTATCCACTCAGTTACCTATCCATGTTCAGTTATTTCACCTCAACCACCAGACACTTGAACTAGAAGGGTTAacttcaccccaacactgaactgattccacaaactatagaagcaatttcaaggactctacgacttatttttctcaatatttactatttattattattttctctctttatatTTGTACAattcgttgtcttttgcatattggttgtttgtcgctGTTGCgtgcagtgtttcattgattctatcgtctttatttgcatttactgtgaaggcccgcatgaaaatgaatctcgggataGCACATGGTAACGtccatatactttgataataaatttacttcgcaCTTTGAACTTTAGTACTGGGTTGTGTGTTCCTCAGCCACAGTTCACGTTACGGTGCCTCGGAGTGTAGAGGTCTCCCTCCTCTGCCTCTGGAGGGGAATATTTCTCTCTTATATAATAAAATTTATGAATGTCAAAATAAACACGTTCCCCCGGCGAACCTTAATTTAACGCGCACACGTGTTCAGTGATCACAGAAAGAATCGGCTAGGAGACCGTTCGGCCTCTGATAGAATGGCTCACTTCCCTCCCTCTTTCGCCCGCCCCACCTCATTGCTCTGCAAAACAAATGATAACCAAATGCTCGGCAAcagacgcaaaatgctggagaaactcggcaggtccCCATGGAGGGAACTGAAGTTGACTTTTGGGGCCAATGTTCTTTGAATCGCTCCTATAGATTGGATTGATTCGAAGAGCATTGTAATCAATCGGCATGTAAAGCCGGAATTCCACTAGCTTCCTTACAAGGGGTTGTTATCCCAATAGAAAAAGACCtactggaaaaaaaatcttccgaatctaaagcaacacacacacacacgcaaaatactggaggaactcagcaggtcaggcagcatccgtggaaattgatgaacagtcgacgtttcgggccgaggtccttctttaggactggaaaataagtgtgtgtgggtgtgtgtgtgtggggggggggaggggaagcaggaataagaaggtggcggtgctggggtggggaggagaagtacaagctggctggcaggtgattggtggagcCAAGTGGATTATTTATCCAACTGCCTTTTTGGGAATTCTGTCAAACTGTTTTCGCCGCCTAACATCACTGCAACTCACTGCGGGGGCTGGGGGAAGTGGACCATTGATTTTCTCTTATCAGGTGTACAATTACGCATTTGTCTCGTATATTTTTGGCCTAAAATTAATCTTTGTTCCCAAGCCAGCATTTCGATTTAATTTTACCATATTACTCATCCATTTCACTTTCCATTCGCACTTGCCTTATTTTACTTATTCTTCTTTCGTATATATATTTTCCCCGTCAAGCCTAACCCTCTCCTCCACCTGTGGCCCTCCTCGGCTGGCATAGGCATTGTACGTTCTTCCATTGTTACTCCCCTTTGATAATCACCgcgctgcacacacacacaccactgggatggaggaaccccccccccccctacCTTTCAGCTTCTGTTGAATCGCGTACCGCGCCTTCCTCTCTTGGTCCAGCTCATTACAGAGCGTGTCTGTCAAAACCAAATGAGTCCGTCACTGAGGAGAGCAGCAAGAAATGCTTGAACAAAGACTAAGAGGAAAACTTTAGCCAGCCTCACTAAAAAAAAATAGCCACAGTTTGTATGTTTAAATCTCTCCTCGCAAACTCAAATGAGCTCTGGCTGAACGGGGTGGGGGGAACCAGCGCGCTATTTAGATTCGTCCGCGGCGCAGCCAATTGTCCATCGAGGTGAACGGCGCTGGAAGGCAGGCCGAGAAGCGTTCGAAAATTAAACCAAAGTTAGACACTACTTCACAGGTAATTTTACGCTTCGGTTTTTAATTTAGATAGCTCGAAAATTGCAACGGAAACAAAAATCAATCATTTATTTCTAATGATGCCTTGCAGCCGTTTGGACATGgattcagaatcagggttaatatcaccggcatttgtcgtaaaatgtgttgttttgcggcagtagtacagtgcaatacataaaattataaatgacatcgagaaatatatataatttacaTACAATTATATTAAGTAGTCCCAAgagagcaaaaagaaaaaaaattagggaggtagtgtacgtgggttcattgtccattcagaaatttgatggcggagggaaagaagcttttcAAATACAGAGACTTTCCAGATGCACGGAAAAGGGAAGAGCGCGTTCTGCAATAACATATCAAAAGATCGATACCTCTGTGGTGGGGATTATTGGAAAAACTAATTTCACTAAAAAAATGATCCTGACTAGAGGTTGCCAAATTCATTGCTATAAACACCGGCACGCGATTGCCTTTTACCTCGAACGATTTGGAGCTGTTGGACCATTTCCTCTCTGTAAGCCAATTCCCTCTTCATCTGATCCTGAAAACTATCTGTAGGAAAGTAGGGCAGATTTCAAGTGAATATTTATTGACACACTTTTTGTACCATCCAGAATAGATCGACTTCCAAAAAAGAACGCCTTCTCGTTTCGTTCCGCTGGGTTCAATCCTAATTAACTATTATTATTTCCTTGTGGTTCAACCTGTCACTAATGCCCTGCCTTTTCTCGTCCAACGATTGTCCCATTTTATGTTTGGACTTTACATAAACTTAGTTGAATTACATTATGATCAATGACGAAAATATATTCCTGATGTTTGGGGCGGGGAGCGTGAGAGGGGAACTTTTTCCACTTAGAGGGCATTGTACGACCTGCCAGCCGAAGTAGCAGATGCGGGTTTggtttcaacttttaagagaaatttggtttaGTACATGGgcgggagggatatggagggctatggtctggctgCAGCTCGATTGAACTAGGCAGATTGATAGTTGGACACgaattagatgggctgaatggcctggttctgtgtcgtagtgttctatgactctgaagggtctcggcccgaaaggtcgacaGCTTATTCCCCTTCGCAGATGCTGGCTAACCCGCTGAGTTCATCCTGCCCTttggtgtgttgctctgtatttccagcaactgcggaatatcttgtgtttatgaaaataTATTTCTATCCCAAAAACATTcaggcattttttttcttttgcggAAATGCTTTTATGGGCTATTAAATGTCTTAACAAGTTGAAATTACAGCAGATTATCCACAATAAAAGCAATTCGTGAGCCACGTGAAACAAGTGGTTTTGGACCATGTGACCTCCCAGGTTAACTTTATCTGAGAGAACAGTTTCAGATTGGCTTACCTTTCAAACTCTGAAATTCCCGCTCTAATTTCTTCCTAAGATCCATTTGTTCCAAGAGTAGTTTTTGAAGTTCCtctgaaatatgaaaaaaaaaacacgggGAGTAATAACTTAACAAGCTGCCAAGTTAGAGTCACAAAAGGAGCCTGCGCCTATCTAATATATAAAGTCATAAAGATACTCAGGGCAGGAGGCGAATGGAAGCCTGGTGATTTGGCTCTGAAGTCCTTCAGGAGAGCGTTGACGCTGGATGGGGCTTCGGCCCGAGTTTTACAACAGTCCTTCCTTGAATTATTGAGGCTTTAATGCAATCCAGTCCCCGTGCAATGTGATAACAAGAATTGCCAACCATTACGAGCCACCCAGATCTGCTGGCGCACTGTTAGCCGAAATGCCCCGTTAGGTaaaatatgatttttttaaagTGCGGACGGTGGGAATCTGATTTAAAAACATAAATTCTGTAGAGTATTCGAACAGAAATGTTGACCAATTATCTTTCCTCAGTATctcctggcctgccgagtttttccgcccagcattttctgtttctttttatgaTGTAACCTATTTAATTGACTCACACTTAATCACATATCAACAATCAAGCACTCGTTTTGAAGCTGGAGAAATTTAAACCAGGTAGCATTGACAATTCTCAACATAAAGTTTCCAGCTTGGGTTTTAATGGACAAGGGGCCCAGATTCAGAGTTGCTAATAAATTAATCTGCTAATCTATTAATCATTGGTCAGGATCAATGTATAGCTCAGtaacattttttttgtttgtgtatagataATGACAACTCATTGGTGGCCCGGTTCAATACAATTTGAATTGCAAATCGAAAAATCAGACGCCGGCTGGAAAATATGTGAAAACGCAAGAGATCTGAGATTTTGATAACATGTGGCCACATAATGAACTAAATCCAAATTCTCTAAATCGAGTCTGCGAATAAATAAAAATCAGCACGTTGAACCTTGCTGCGCAGGCGCAATGAAAGACCTTAAGGTGATTTGTTTGTTAATTTGAAGTTGATTGAAACTCTGCCtcaactttgaagtttgaattgtccagaagaaaataaaatgtgATAAATGATTAAGGACGACAATTGCTGACGAGATTTTAATTAATAAATATCCTGGTTCACTTTCATGCGCACGTGACTGCAACGGAAGTGGGGACTGTGATGCCATCGAAGAATCCTAACCGAGCGCAACCTTGGCGACATCTACTAAAAGTTTTGGCGTCTTAGTTGTACCAAACGTACTAAGTCAAAATTTCATACCTTTGCCCATATTCTCAATGTCTTTTTCCACCAGCTGTGTTGGCGGGTTCTCCAGTGCAATCCCATCTTCACCTGTATGAGGAGAAAAAGTACAGATGAACTCGATTTACCTTATCGGCTATCTTGCTCAAGGCACATCAGTGAGAATTTGTTGGTGAGAACAGAGAAACGTTAACATTACCATCTATTTAAATCAACGTGAGCTTTCGAGTGAAGATACTCCTAATGATCTCACATGCACTCAGAAATTAAATTAGCCATAAAGAATACATTGCACTTCCCCCCTACAAAAGTAGGGAACAAACTGTTGGGGAATTGCGCCGAAGATGCAATGTTATGTGGAAGATGATTGGCGTGTATAATGGTGTCATTAATACGTTGACATTGCAGTCTTTATATTTTCACGTTAATACCAAATGCAGATTTTAGGACGGCCCGATTGGTTGTGATTTGAAACACTGCGTTTGAAATTGTTGGCCCCCAAGCCCAGGGAACTCACCCCGCTCAGTACTGGCAGCCGTTTCCTGGGAGACGCTACCCTGCTCCTGGAACGACTTCCTGGACTCCGAGTCCTCCGCCGAGCACTGACTGTCTTCTTTAACTTGTTCTTGGAATACAAGACACCGGGTTTTAGATTGAGCAACCCCAGGCTCCGATTCTAAATGCAAGTCTGACAACCGATAGACAGTATCaggtccgccccccccccccataactgGCTAGCGCTTCCACACCAACTCATGCCTTACCCTGCAGGCACGCACATCCTTTCTATCAACAGGGTTCTCGTTTACTTGTGATGTTCCATATTCTGTACAGTTtttaattacaaatttaaaatATGAATGAACTCACGTGAATAACACCTGTAGAATGACACAGCAAAGGACAGGCCGATCGGCCCATCGCGCATCTACCCACTCTTGGCAGTACTAACTATTGCCATCCCCAAGCCCctgacttttttttaatgatttgcCAGCATATTTTGAATTCGGTTCCACCGCTCTCGCAGTGCATTCTAGATAGATTAATTCTGCGACCTCTCTTTGAAACTTCTATAACACATCAAGGAATAATACTGTGTAGAGGAATCCCACATAAATGTTCAGTCCTTGTGGCTCCTCGCGCACTCACAGAGATGACGAGAACAGACTCACAAGTTTCACATTCCTGCTACAAGATGAAACGCCATCAGTCAAATTAATGGAAGTTggcaggggagggggggggggttggtgaagtgggggctggggggtggggggagtggttaCCGGCTGCGTCTGTTCTGCAGATGTAAATGGGCGCGAGAGCCACCGTGGCAGGATTTTTCACGCTGTGCAAATGACCCTCCTGTTCGTGCGAAAACACCTGAAATAGACAGAACATTTCAATGCAGTCTCCAAGAGCGTACGGCAATGTGTTAAACCCGCGGCCGCTGCAGCTGATTAAATTCCCGCTCTGtgatcggggggagggggggggggttcaaatGGGAGACCAGGGATTAGTCCATCAGTTCGACCCTCGGCCCGCGTCCTCCCCACAAAAGTCCTTGGGATTTAAGAAGTGACCTTCAAACCTCTAGTTGGTAATAATCTCAATTTGCGTGCATTCATTTtaataaatgcaattatgaaatACTTGAAAGAAAATGACACAAATTAAAATGCAACCGAACATAAAAGCCCCCCTATTAATGATTTCGCTCCCTTAGTTTCAGACGTATTAAAGGAAGTTTGATAATTCAGTTAATTACGCTTATTTCAATGTGACTGAATGCTAATTCTAAGGTGTCAGCGGGCGAAACTAACGTGTCAGGAATTGCCTTTCAGTTACTGCTTGGAATTCTGCAAGACTtaatatcttttaaatatttgatCTTAGTTTAGCCCAGCTGgttagttctctctctctctctacaaacTGAATGTGATCTTTCGatagattttgtttttaaattgcgTAACTTGTGATTTAGCAAAGTCGAGCATAATGGGATTTTAAAATAAAGTTACCTCGTGGCTCTTTTCTTCCACACTTTGTTCGACGTGTCTGGAATCTTCAGATCCTTGGTCGTTGTAAGGTGTTCCTATTGTTTCTGGGTGGGACAAGTCGTGAGCAGGTTCTGGGTTGCTGGGAGTTTCCTGGAGCGGGATTTCTGTCTCTTGAACAACCGGCGAAGCTTCGTCCTCCGGACAGCGGTTGGACTCCACATCCACCTCCGGCTCTTCCCCGTCGCTGTCCACGTCCGGGGACACTGACCTGTAGCTCGAGGTCTCGCTCATAAAATCCGGGGACATGTAACCAGGCCTGGCGCCGTTGTACACCTCCCTGTTGCCATAGAGTTTGGCGATGCTCTCCGCGTCTTTCACCACCGGCCGGAAGGCTGAGATGTAGTTCAGTTTACGCGGAGTTAGGGGCACCCCTTCGATGGACCTGGCCTCGTCTCCGGACCGCTCCTCCTCATTTCTGGAGTGCGTGCTCGAGCACCTCTCGCTGTCCGCCAGGCTGTCCTTGGGCGTGTTGCTGCTCCGGTCGCTCTGCTCCGACGCGTCCATCTCGTTCTGCCGACCGTTTGGGTTGTCGGCGACTTTAGACTGGGCCTGTGGGTATGGGGGCACCGGCAGAGTGCCGGCCGCCGGCCAGAACATGGGGAAAGATGGGTAGACACTGTCCTTGTTACCCGACCAGAACATACCAGGGAGGCTGCCCTGCGTCTTCTCTCCCACCACGTTAGCGTCGTCCTTCTTCTGACACAACCCAAACGTTGGGAACCCGTAAGGATGAGGGAACATGGGAGGGGGAATCTTCTGTAGCATGCCGAAACCCTTGCTGGGCACCGGAATGACGGGGTAACTCCGAACGTTGTTGCCGAGGTTTAAACCTCGGCCTTCGTCCTCGCACCTCATGGCCTTGTGAGGGATTTCCGAACTCCTGGGCGGGATGGCGCTGGGTCCGTGGGCTTTCAGAGCAGGCGACCCTGTGGATCCCTGGTGCGGGAGGGTCCTTTTGCGACTTCCTCCGTTGAACATCGCCTTGACATCCTCCCAAGCATGCGCCAAGTATTCACTCGGTGCCTTTTCTGTAAGTTTGAGGTGTCTCCGCCAGGAGTTGAAGTTAGCTGCATCTGGCTGGGTATATTTAGCATCCGGGACTCTGTGAGAATGGAAGATGAATTTATTTGGAGAAAAGTACATATTGCAATAACTGCATTTAATGCACTTGGCCCGAGAGCTGTTATACCTCGCTGGGATGAAGTTACCGCGGCAACCCCAGGCACACGAGTGGGATACGTCAAAAGCAAAGTTCTCGGGCAGTTTAGGAGGGGTATGTTCGCCTAGAAATGACTTGCAGAGCCTTTCCGCCTCCCGCTTGGTGATCATGCCGCATCTTCGGGAGGAGATGGGCATGGCCCCCGCTCGCCGTAGGATCTCCAGCTGTACTGGGGTACACTGGACGCAGGTGATCCCGAGCGCTACCCTTCTGTTGTGGATCTCGTTGTAGCTGTAGTTCTTTAGGAGCGTGTTGGAAATCTGGGCCAGACACAGTCTCTCCTGACCGTCAATCACCAGCGATACAATGGGAAGCCCGTACAGGACAGCCTCTCCGACAGAGTTGGTCTTCAGATTGCTGGACCCGGGGTGGTCAGGCTGACTGTAAGGCTGGAGTTCCTGCTTCGAGGTTGGAGAAGAGGCGGTATCATTTACTACTGACAACTGGCTAGAAATCTTCTCCATTCCGGAGTACCTGCGAAGAGGATGCAAATAACATGCGCCAAAATTCTATATAAATATCTTTGCTTTAAATAACTCTTCTTTTCGAAAACGAGCCACGCTTTAACACACACAATTTCACGACGCGAAGCCTGTATATCGAACGTGAACCGTGCAAATAATTTGTGGCcaataattaaaataattcaTCACGCATTGAAATAATTGAGAGAAATATTCTCGATCTAAATAAACGGGGTTCTCATTTATAAATATCCAGAACGTTATCTCTCTCTAAATGTCCATTATGCAAACATAAACCACAAACAATTTTTAAACTGCAATTTATTCTAAATAACTGAGATCTCccctaaatgtgcaatgttttaaaaaaatgaccATTGTTAATTTCTTTTATACTAGAACACAAATCCCCTTAGGAGCACGTTGGCCCGCAAATGAAAAGTAGGATCCGATGCTAATCATTTATTTTATATTACAAGCGACTTCTCCATCGCTGAGCCCAGCGACAGTCTTGTTATATCCCAGTAATTACAAAAATAATCGTTGCCAGGTCCTACAAATACAAAACTAAAATGCGGTCACAAAAGGGGActggaatttttattttaaaatccgAGTCTTTTTTTAATTATCGGTTCAATTCCTACCTGCTCTCTGCTTTACTCCAGGTTAGAAGAACCGCCGTGTATTGAAGGACAGGGTTATTCTGTGGTGCAGAGAAGAGAAACTGTATATTCAGCTGCTCTGActatttcaatattttaaaacaagatgagtgtgtgtgtgtgtgtgtgtgtgtgtgtgtgtgtgtgtgtgtgtgtgtgtctttttaaaaaatgctcaCTTTGAATAAACTTAGTTCGCTTCCGCTGCGGTTCCGTCCTTCAGAGGCATCATCTTGCCAAAAGGTATTTAATCCAAAAACGGCGAGCGAGAAGATGAACGAAGCGGTTTAAGTACCCCAGCGATTTTACAGTAACGATTGATACGGTCAATTAGTATTTACATCACACCGCTAGCCCGGATCAGATAAGTGAATGGGTTTAAATCGGGGATACTTCCTACATTTATGGATCACAACTGCTGTTTGGGAAAGCTCCTATttagtgagaaaaaaaataaattctaGCGTGCAATGAAATTAACTTTAAACGTGACATGTTAGAACCATATTCTGGACCAGGCAAGTAAAATAGACTTACTTAAACGGACCGGAACATTAAATGTAATTATACCGTCTACACCAGAAGACCACATTATTAAGATGGAATTGTAATTAAAATCTCTCTCGCACACAAGcgagaaataatttttaaaatatatataca from Mobula hypostoma chromosome 13, sMobHyp1.1, whole genome shotgun sequence includes:
- the skor1b gene encoding SKI family transcriptional corepressor 1 homolog-B, whose protein sequence is MEKISSQLSVVNDTASSPTSKQELQPYSQPDHPGSSNLKTNSVGEAVLYGLPIVSLVIDGQERLCLAQISNTLLKNYSYNEIHNRRVALGITCVQCTPVQLEILRRAGAMPISSRRCGMITKREAERLCKSFLGEHTPPKLPENFAFDVSHSCAWGCRGNFIPARYNSSRAKCIKCSYCNMYFSPNKFIFHSHRVPDAKYTQPDAANFNSWRRHLKLTEKAPSEYLAHAWEDVKAMFNGGSRKRTLPHQGSTGSPALKAHGPSAIPPRSSEIPHKAMRCEDEGRGLNLGNNVRSYPVIPVPSKGFGMLQKIPPPMFPHPYGFPTFGLCQKKDDANVVGEKTQGSLPGMFWSGNKDSVYPSFPMFWPAAGTLPVPPYPQAQSKVADNPNGRQNEMDASEQSDRSSNTPKDSLADSERCSSTHSRNEEERSGDEARSIEGVPLTPRKLNYISAFRPVVKDAESIAKLYGNREVYNGARPGYMSPDFMSETSSYRSVSPDVDSDGEEPEVDVESNRCPEDEASPVVQETEIPLQETPSNPEPAHDLSHPETIGTPYNDQGSEDSRHVEQSVEEKSHEVFSHEQEGHLHSVKNPATVALAPIYICRTDAAEQVKEDSQCSAEDSESRKSFQEQGSVSQETAASTERGEDGIALENPPTQLVEKDIENMGKEELQKLLLEQMDLRKKLEREFQSLKDSFQDQMKRELAYREEMVQQLQIVRDTLCNELDQERKARYAIQQKLKEAHDALHHFSCKMLTPRHCTGNCSFKSPLLPQ